The following DNA comes from Kitasatospora viridis.
AGGGCACCGTCTCGGTCTCCGCCCCGTCCATCGCGCTGGGCGGGTGAGGGCCCGGTGACGGCCGACTTCATCGGCACCGGCTGGGCGTTCCCGTTCGCGGTGGAGCCGGCCGGCGGCGTGGCGATGGTCTCCGGGGAGGCCCGACTGGAGCAGGCGATGGCGCTGATCCTGCGGACGTACCCGGGCGAGCGCCCGATGCGGCCGCTCTTCGGCAGCACCCTGCGCGACTACGTCTTCGACGGCGCGAGCGCGGAGAAGACCGCCGAGATCGCCGCCGTGGTGCGCGACGCGATCGAGCAGTGGGAGCCGCGGGTCACCGTGACCGACGTGGCCGTGTACCCGGACGGGGAGCGCAGCGGCCTGCTGTACATCGACATCCGCTACGAGGTCCCGGGCACCAACAGCCCGCGCAACCTGGTCTTCCCCTTCTACACCATCCCCGAGCGCGAGGAAGGCGAGTACTGATGCCGCTGCCGGCCCCCGATCTGGACGACCGCCGGTTCCAGGACCTGGTCGACGAGGCCAAGCGCTTCGTGATGCGGCGCTGCCCCGAGTGGACCGACCACAACGTCTCCGATCCGGGCGTCACCCTGATCGAGACCTTCGCGCACCTGACCGACCACCTGCTGTTCCGGCTCAACCAGGTGCCCGACCGACTGTACGTCAGCTTCCTCAACCTGATCGGGCTCCAGGTGCTCCCGCCCACCCCGGCGCGGGCGCCGGTCACCTTCTGGCTGTCCAGCCCGGCCCGGGCCCGGCTGACCATCGCCGCCGGCACCCGGGTCGGCACCCAGCGCACCGCGACCGCCGAGTCGGTGGTGTTCAGCACCGTGGCCGACCTGGACGTGGTGCCCTGCACCCTCGCCAGGGTCAGGCTCGGCCCGCCGGACCCGGCGCGGGCAGCCGACCCGGCCGGGGACGGGCCGGACGCCGAGGGCACGGACCGCTCCCGGCACCTCGCCGACGGCCGCCCGTTCCCGGCGTTCGGGCCCCGGCCCCGGCCCGGGGACGCGCTGCTGCTCGGGCTCTGCGACCCGGTGCCCGGCTGCGCCGTCCGGATCGGCTTCCGCGGCCGGGTGGAGGGCGTGGGCGTCAACCCGAAGCACCCGCCGCTGGCCTGGGAGGCCTGGACCGGCGAGGGCTGGACGGCGTGCGAGGTGGGGCTGGACGGGACCGGCGGGCTGAACGCCTCCGGCGCGATCGTGCTGCACGTCCCGCCCGCGCACACGGCGAGCGTGCTCGGTGGCGACCGCGCCGGCTGGCTGCGGGCCGTCGTCACCGAACCCGAGGAGGGCCAACCCCCGTACACTGACTCGCCCGTGGTCGACGGGCTGACCGCCTGCACGGTCGGCGCCAGCACCGAGGCCGTGCACGCCGAGCCGGTGGACCGCGAGGTGCTGGGCCAGGGCGAGGGCGTGCCCGGGCAGCGGTTCCCGCTGCGGCACGCCCCGGTGCTGGCCGGCTACGGGCCGCCGGTCGTGGAGACCAGCTCGGCGGACGGCTGGCAGGAGTGGACCCTGGTCGACAGCTTCGCCGGCAGCGGGCCCGAGGACCGGCACTTCGGCCTCGACCCGGTCTCCGGCCTGGTGCTGTTCGGCCCGGCGGTGCGCGAGCCGGACGGCGCGCTGCGCCGTTACGGGGCCGCGCCCGAGAAGGGCGCCGAGGTGCGGATCCGCGGCTACGCGACCGGCGGCGGCGCCCGGGGAAACGTGCCGGCCGGGGCCCTGTGCCGGCTCAAGTCGTCCGTCCCGTCGGTCACTTCGGTGGAGAACCGGCGCCCGGCCCAGGGCGGGGTGGACGGCGAGAGCCTGGCCGAGGCCAAGGCCCGGGGGCCGCTGCTGGTGCGCAGCCGCAGCCGCGCGGTCACCGTCGAGGACTACGAGGTGCTGGTCCGCGAGGTGGCGCCGGAGCTGGCCCGGGCGCGCTGCGTGCCGGCCGGCCGCGACGGCGAGGGGGCCGGGGTCGGAGCCGGGGGAGTGCGGATCCTGATCGTGCCGGCCGCGGCCGTGGTGGACGGCCGGATCCCGTTCGAGAACCTGGTCCCGGCCGAGCGGACGCTGGAACGGATCGCCGCCGGCCTGGACCGGGTCCGGGTGGTGGGCACCCGGGTGGTGCTCGAACCGCCGCTCTACCGGGGCGTCACCGTGGTCGCGCGGCTGGTCGCCCGGCCCCGGGTGAACGCCGACCGGGTGCGGGAGGATGCGCTCGGCGCCCTCTACCGCTACCTCAGCCCGCTGCCGGGCGGCGGGCCCGACGGAGCAGGCTGGCCGTTCGGCCGCCCGGTGCAGGCCGGCGAGGTCTTCGGCCGCCTCCAGCAGGTGTCCGGCGTCGAACTGGTCGAGGACGTGCGGCTGTTCACCGCCGACCCGGTCACCGGCGCGCGCGGCCGGGAGGTCGGCCGGATCGACCTGGACCCGAACAGCCTGGTCTTCTCCTACGAGCACCAGGTCAGGGTGGAGGCCCACTGATGCGCCGCGCGGTGGCGGACCTGGACACGCCCTACCCGATCGGCGGCCTGCTGCCGGCGGTCTTCCAGGAGGACCGGCTGGCGATGCGGTGGACCGCCGCCCTCGACGAGGTGCTGGCCCCCGTCATCTCCACCCTGGACTGCCTGGACGCCTACACCGACCCGCTGCTGGCACCCGCCGACTTCGTGCGCTGGCTGGCCGGTTGGCTCGGAACCGTGCTCGACGAGAACTGGCCGCTGGAGCGACAACGGGCCGCCGTCGCGCACTCGGTGCGGCTGTACCGGGGTCGCGGCACCGTCGAGGGCCTGCGGGCCCTGATCGAGCTGGTCACCGAGGGCCGGGTGGAGCTCGCCGAGAGCGGCGGGATCCGCTGGTCCGCCGCGCCGAACACCCCGCTGCCGGGCGAGGACCGGGCCTGGTTCTCCGTCAAGGTCGCGGTCCCGGACCCCTCGGCCGTCGACGTTGCGGCCCTGGAGGAGCTGATCAGCGCGGAGAAGCCCGCGCACGTCCCGCACCGGTTGGAGGTCGTGAAACAGTGATCGTGTGTCGCAAGTGCGGGTTCCGGAACCTGGAGGACGACGCGTTCTGCGGCTCCTGCGGGAGCTTCCTCGAATGGACCGGGGAGAAGCAGCCCGCGAAGGTCGCCCGGAAGGTCGTCGAGCAGGTCGAGGAGGAGCGGCGGGCGGCGGCCGCCGCGCCGCGGGCCGGCCTGGTCCAGCGGGCGATCCAGGCGGCGAACCACCTGATCGCCGGGCCGCAGCCGGAGGCGGAAGCTGACGGTGAGTCAGCTGATGCCGAGCCGGCTGAGGAGGAGGTGGAGACGGAGGCGGAGCAGGAGGAGGACGAGCCGGGGGAGCCGTTGGAGGACTTCTTCGCGGCGGCGCCCGAGCCTTCGCCGCCGGCGTTCGAGCTGGACTACTTCGGGTCCGACGACGCCGAGCCGGCCGACGTCACCCGGGAGGAAGGTCAAGCCGACGACAGCGAAGCGGAGTTGGCGAAGCTCTTCGCCGAACTGACGCAGCCGGCCGAGCCCGTCGACACCGCCGGGTTCGCGGAGGATCCGCCGCCGCCCCGGCTGAGCGACGCCGCGGCGCTGGTCGCGCCGGTCGAGGAGTTTGGCGAACCGGAGCCGTCGGAGCCGCCAGAACAGCCGCTGGACGAACCCGCCGAGCTCCGCGCCCCCGTGGAGATCCAGGAGCAGGCGCCGCGCGCCGCCCGGGCCCGGGCCGTCCCGGTGACCAGGACCGCGCCGAGCCGCCGGCTGCTGCCGGGCGACCTGGTGTGCGACGCGTGCGGGGAGGGCAACCCGGGCGCCCGCAAGTTCTGCAGCCGCTGCGGCACCTCGCTGGTGCGGGCCGCGGTGGTCAGGGAGCGGTGGTGGCGCCGGCTGCTGCGCCGGCTCGTGCCCAGGCGCGGCCCGAAGGTGGTCCGCCTCGACCAGGCCGCGCCGGGCGCCGGCAAGGGCGGTGGGAAGGACGGCGCGAAGGGTGCCCGGCTCGGGCGGTCCCGCCTCGATCTGAGGTTCAGGCTCCGGCAGTTCTACCGCAAGGCCCGCGTCGTGGTCGGGGTCCTGGTCCTCGCCAGCGGCGCGCTCTACGGCGTCTACCCGGCCTTCCGCACCAGTGTCGACCACCGTGAGCGCGCTCTGCAGACCCGGGTCACCGAGTGGCTGGTCAAGCCGGGCCAGTTCTACGCCGCCACCACGACCGCCAACTCCTCGCTCCCCGCCGGGCCCGCGGCCAACGCCACGGACGGGATCAGCACCACCTGCTGGCTGGCCCCGGTGCCCGCCGCGCCGGACGCGCCGAAGCCGACGCTCACGTTCACCTTCTCGTCCCGGATGGTGGTGAAGGACCTGATCCTGACGCTGCGCACGGACGGCGCCTGCCAGCCGGGCGCGCGGCCGAGCGTGCTGAAGCTGAGGTACTCGGACGGCAACTCCCGGGTCATCACGCCGCAGAACACGGGC
Coding sequences within:
- a CDS encoding putative baseplate assembly protein, which encodes MPLPAPDLDDRRFQDLVDEAKRFVMRRCPEWTDHNVSDPGVTLIETFAHLTDHLLFRLNQVPDRLYVSFLNLIGLQVLPPTPARAPVTFWLSSPARARLTIAAGTRVGTQRTATAESVVFSTVADLDVVPCTLARVRLGPPDPARAADPAGDGPDAEGTDRSRHLADGRPFPAFGPRPRPGDALLLGLCDPVPGCAVRIGFRGRVEGVGVNPKHPPLAWEAWTGEGWTACEVGLDGTGGLNASGAIVLHVPPAHTASVLGGDRAGWLRAVVTEPEEGQPPYTDSPVVDGLTACTVGASTEAVHAEPVDREVLGQGEGVPGQRFPLRHAPVLAGYGPPVVETSSADGWQEWTLVDSFAGSGPEDRHFGLDPVSGLVLFGPAVREPDGALRRYGAAPEKGAEVRIRGYATGGGARGNVPAGALCRLKSSVPSVTSVENRRPAQGGVDGESLAEAKARGPLLVRSRSRAVTVEDYEVLVREVAPELARARCVPAGRDGEGAGVGAGGVRILIVPAAAVVDGRIPFENLVPAERTLERIAAGLDRVRVVGTRVVLEPPLYRGVTVVARLVARPRVNADRVREDALGALYRYLSPLPGGGPDGAGWPFGRPVQAGEVFGRLQQVSGVELVEDVRLFTADPVTGARGREVGRIDLDPNSLVFSYEHQVRVEAH
- a CDS encoding GPW/gp25 family protein codes for the protein MTADFIGTGWAFPFAVEPAGGVAMVSGEARLEQAMALILRTYPGERPMRPLFGSTLRDYVFDGASAEKTAEIAAVVRDAIEQWEPRVTVTDVAVYPDGERSGLLYIDIRYEVPGTNSPRNLVFPFYTIPEREEGEY
- a CDS encoding zinc ribbon domain-containing protein; the protein is MCRKCGFRNLEDDAFCGSCGSFLEWTGEKQPAKVARKVVEQVEEERRAAAAAPRAGLVQRAIQAANHLIAGPQPEAEADGESADAEPAEEEVETEAEQEEDEPGEPLEDFFAAAPEPSPPAFELDYFGSDDAEPADVTREEGQADDSEAELAKLFAELTQPAEPVDTAGFAEDPPPPRLSDAAALVAPVEEFGEPEPSEPPEQPLDEPAELRAPVEIQEQAPRAARARAVPVTRTAPSRRLLPGDLVCDACGEGNPGARKFCSRCGTSLVRAAVVRERWWRRLLRRLVPRRGPKVVRLDQAAPGAGKGGGKDGAKGARLGRSRLDLRFRLRQFYRKARVVVGVLVLASGALYGVYPAFRTSVDHRERALQTRVTEWLVKPGQFYAATTTANSSLPAGPAANATDGISTTCWLAPVPAAPDAPKPTLTFTFSSRMVVKDLILTLRTDGACQPGARPSVLKLRYSDGNSRVITPQNTGEAQTIHIDHLTPVSSLTLEVDGLYPDTVGADPTAAVAEVEFFGLKI
- a CDS encoding phage tail protein, with protein sequence MRRAVADLDTPYPIGGLLPAVFQEDRLAMRWTAALDEVLAPVISTLDCLDAYTDPLLAPADFVRWLAGWLGTVLDENWPLERQRAAVAHSVRLYRGRGTVEGLRALIELVTEGRVELAESGGIRWSAAPNTPLPGEDRAWFSVKVAVPDPSAVDVAALEELISAEKPAHVPHRLEVVKQ